The proteins below come from a single Chiloscyllium punctatum isolate Juve2018m chromosome 18, sChiPun1.3, whole genome shotgun sequence genomic window:
- the LOC140488953 gene encoding ferritin, middle subunit-like, with product MASQVCQNYHPDCEAAVNKQINLELTVSYLYQSLMSYFDRDDVALHHFSQFFKAQSQEKQEHAEKLLKFQNQRGGRVLLQDVKKPERDEWGNGLQAMQVALDLEKNVNQSLLDLHQLATAQTDPHLCDFLETHYLDEEVEIIKRLGDYITNLKRLGAPENGLGEYLFDRLSLEDSS from the exons ATGGCTTCCCAGGTTTGTCAAAACTATCACCCGGATTGTGAAGCTGCTGTCAACAAGCAGATTAACCTGGAGCTCACTGTCTCCTATCTCTATCAGTCTTTG ATGTCGTACTTTGACAGGGATGATGTTgccctgcaccatttctcccagttCTTCAAAGCTCAGTCCCAGGAGAAGCAGGAACATGCAGAGAAGCTGCTGAAATTCCAGAATCAGCGTGGAGGCAGAGTCCTCCTCCAGGATGTGAAG AAGCCAGAGAGGGATGAGTGGGGTAACGGTCTGCAGGCAATGCAGGTTGCCCTGGATCTGGAGAAGAATGTGAACCAGAGTTTGCTGGATCTACACCAACTTGCCActgcccagactgaccctcat CTGTGTGACTTCCTGGAGACTCACtatttggatgaggaggttgagatcATCAAGCGACTTGGGGACTACATCACCAACCTGAAGCGTCTGGGAGCCCCTGAGAATGGGCTGGGAGagtacctgtttgacaggctcTCACTGGAGGACAGCAGTTAG
- the LOC140488952 gene encoding ferritin, middle subunit-like: MASQICQNYHQDCEATVNKQINLELTASYLYQSLMSYFDRDDVALHHFSQFFKAQSQEKQEHAEKLLKFQNQRGGRVLLQDVKKPERDEWRNGLQAMQVALDLEKNVNQSLLDLHQLATAQTDPHLCDFLETHYLDEEVEIIKRLGDYITNLKRLGAPENGLGEYLFDRLSLEDSS; the protein is encoded by the exons ATGGCTTCCCAGATTTGTCAAAACTATCACCAGGATTGTGAAGCTACTGTCAACAAGCAGATTAACCTGGAGCTCACTGCTTCCTATCTCTATCAGTCTTTG ATGTCGTACTTTGACCGGGATGATGTTgccctgcaccatttctcccagttCTTCAAAGCTCAGTCCCAGGAGAAGCAGGAACATGCAGAGAAGCTGCTGAAATTCCAGAATCAGCGTGGAGGCAGAGTCCTCCTCCAGGATGTGAAG AAGCCAGAGAGGGATGAGTGGCGTAATGGTCTGCAGGCAATGCAGGTTGCCCTGGATCTGGAGAAGAATGTGAACCAGAGTTTGCTGGATCTACACCAACTTGCCActgcccagactgaccctcat CTGTGTGACTTCCTGGAGACTCACtatttggatgaggaggttgagatcATCAAGCGACTTGGGGACTACATCACCAACCTGAAGCGTCTGGGAGCCCCTGAGAATGGGCTGGGAGagtacctgtttgacaggctcTCACTGGAGGACAGCAGTTAG